Proteins from one Staphylococcus saprophyticus subsp. saprophyticus ATCC 15305 = NCTC 7292 genomic window:
- the rpsT gene encoding 30S ribosomal protein S20: MPNIKSAIKRVNTTHTAEERNISQKNEMRTAVKRAHSALESNADNKADLLSFALKKVDKAAQRNLIHDNKAARIKSSLMTAAK, encoded by the coding sequence ATGCCAAACATCAAATCTGCAATTAAACGTGTTAATACAACACATACTGCTGAAGAACGTAATATTTCTCAAAAAAATGAAATGCGTACAGCAGTTAAAAGAGCTCATTCAGCTTTAGAATCAAATGCTGATAACAAAGCTGACTTATTGAGTTTTGCTTTGAAAAAAGTAGATAAAGCTGCACAACGCAACTTAATCCACGACAACAAAGCTGCTCGTATTAAGTCATCATTAATGACAGCTGCTAAATAA
- the lepA gene encoding translation elongation factor 4 gives MDKQDRYNRRKNIRNFSIIAHIDHGKSTLADRILENTKSVETRDMQSQLLDSMDLERERGITIKLNAVRLKYEAKDGETYTFHLIDTPGHVDFTYEVSRSLAACEGAILVVDAAQGIEAQTLANVYLALDNDLELLPVINKIDLPAAEPERVKQELEDVIGIDKEDVVLASAKSNIGIEDILEKIVEVVPPPEGDPEAPLKALIFDSEYDPYRGVISSIRVMEGVVKAGDRIKMMATGKEFEVTEVGINTPKQLSVDELTVGDVGYIIASIKNVDDSRVGDTITHAERPAEAPLQGYKKMNPMVFCGLFPIDNKDYNDLREALEKLQLNDASLEFEPESSQALGFGYRTGFLGMLHMEIIQERIEREFGIELIATAPSVIYQCILKSGEEVSVDNPANMPDRDKIETIYEPFVRATMMVPNDYVGAVMELCQRKRGQFINMEYMDDIRVNIIYEIPLSEVVFDFFDQLKSNTKGYASFDYEFIDNKESDLVKMDILLNGEKVDALSFIVHKEFAYERGKTLVDKLKTLIPRQQFEVPVQAAVGQKIVARTNIKSMGKNVLSKCYGGDITRKRKLLEKQKAGKAKMKAVGNVEIPQDAFLAVLKMDED, from the coding sequence ATGGATAAACAAGATCGTTATAATCGACGCAAAAATATAAGAAACTTTTCTATTATCGCACATATAGACCATGGTAAATCTACTTTAGCTGATAGAATTTTAGAAAATACTAAATCAGTTGAAACAAGAGACATGCAATCACAGTTGCTAGATTCTATGGATTTAGAGAGAGAACGCGGTATTACTATAAAACTAAACGCAGTACGATTGAAATACGAAGCGAAGGATGGAGAAACATACACGTTCCATTTGATTGATACACCAGGACACGTAGATTTTACATATGAAGTATCTAGATCACTTGCAGCGTGTGAGGGTGCTATTTTAGTAGTGGACGCAGCACAAGGTATTGAGGCACAAACACTAGCTAATGTCTATTTAGCACTGGATAATGATTTAGAGCTTCTACCTGTTATCAATAAAATTGATTTGCCTGCAGCTGAGCCAGAACGCGTTAAACAAGAACTTGAAGACGTTATTGGTATTGATAAAGAGGATGTCGTACTTGCAAGTGCAAAATCAAACATAGGTATTGAAGATATATTGGAAAAAATAGTTGAGGTAGTACCACCACCTGAAGGTGATCCAGAAGCACCTTTAAAAGCTTTAATATTTGATTCTGAGTATGATCCATATAGAGGTGTCATTTCATCCATACGTGTTATGGAAGGCGTTGTTAAAGCTGGAGATCGTATCAAAATGATGGCTACTGGAAAAGAATTTGAAGTAACTGAAGTAGGTATTAACACCCCAAAACAATTATCAGTAGATGAATTAACAGTGGGTGATGTAGGTTATATCATTGCTAGTATTAAAAATGTTGATGATTCCCGTGTAGGTGATACAATCACGCATGCAGAGAGACCTGCTGAAGCGCCACTACAAGGTTATAAAAAAATGAATCCAATGGTATTCTGTGGATTATTCCCTATTGATAACAAAGACTATAACGATTTAAGAGAAGCTTTAGAGAAGCTGCAATTAAACGATGCCTCATTAGAATTTGAACCAGAATCTTCTCAAGCATTAGGTTTTGGCTACCGTACTGGTTTTTTAGGTATGTTACACATGGAAATTATTCAAGAAAGAATTGAACGTGAATTCGGCATTGAATTAATCGCAACTGCGCCATCGGTAATTTACCAATGTATATTAAAATCTGGTGAGGAAGTATCTGTAGATAATCCAGCGAATATGCCAGATCGCGATAAAATAGAAACCATTTATGAGCCGTTTGTACGTGCGACTATGATGGTACCAAATGATTATGTCGGTGCTGTAATGGAATTGTGTCAACGTAAACGTGGTCAATTTATTAATATGGAATACATGGATGATATTCGAGTGAATATTATTTATGAAATTCCATTATCAGAAGTAGTATTTGATTTCTTCGATCAATTAAAATCTAATACTAAAGGCTATGCTTCTTTTGATTATGAATTTATTGATAATAAAGAAAGTGACCTGGTTAAGATGGATATTTTATTAAATGGTGAAAAAGTCGATGCTCTTAGCTTTATCGTGCATAAAGAATTTGCATACGAACGTGGTAAAACTCTTGTCGATAAGTTGAAAACATTAATACCAAGACAACAATTTGAAGTACCAGTACAAGCTGCTGTAGGACAAAAAATTGTCGCGAGAACAAACATTAAATCTATGGGGAAAAATGTATTGTCTAAATGTTATGGCGGAGACATTACACGTAAGAGAAAATTATTAGAAAAACAAAAAGCGGGTAAAGCCAAAATGAAAGCAGTGGGAAATGTAGAAATTCCACAAGATGCTTTCCTTGCAGTACTCAAAATGGATGAAGATTAA
- the holA gene encoding DNA polymerase III subunit delta, translated as MSNNIITIYGEVPELIEKKSAEEINNYLNAPKDDFNFVKYNLYEHDLAPVIEESLTMPFFSDKKVVLVQNAYLFTGEKPPKDLNHNIDQLIEFIEKYDGDTLIIFEVYHSKLDERKKLVKTLKKNAQLKKIEQMSEEEIMQWMKKELHENFKDIKQDALDLFIELTGVNFNIVKQELEKLILFLGDRSTINKQDVYQIVNRSLEQNVFLLTDYIQKNKKSNAIQLVNDLIAMKEEPIKLLALITSNYRLFYQSKILSQKGYSGQQIAKTINVHPYRVKLALNQARNYQLENLLNIIDSCAETDYKLKSSYMDKHLILELFILSL; from the coding sequence ATGAGCAATAATATAATAACAATTTACGGAGAAGTACCTGAACTTATAGAAAAAAAGTCAGCAGAAGAAATAAATAACTATTTAAATGCACCTAAAGATGATTTTAATTTCGTAAAATATAATTTATACGAACATGATTTGGCACCCGTAATAGAAGAATCATTGACCATGCCTTTTTTCTCTGATAAAAAAGTAGTACTTGTTCAAAATGCATACCTATTCACTGGTGAAAAACCTCCTAAAGATTTGAATCATAACATAGATCAACTCATTGAATTTATTGAAAAATATGATGGAGATACGTTGATTATTTTTGAGGTATATCATAGTAAATTAGATGAGCGTAAGAAATTGGTGAAAACATTAAAAAAGAATGCCCAATTAAAAAAAATAGAGCAAATGTCAGAAGAAGAAATTATGCAGTGGATGAAAAAAGAGCTTCATGAAAATTTTAAAGATATCAAACAAGATGCACTTGACCTATTTATAGAATTAACAGGCGTTAATTTTAATATTGTTAAACAAGAACTCGAAAAATTAATCCTTTTCTTAGGTGACAGATCAACAATTAATAAACAAGATGTGTACCAAATTGTTAATAGAAGTTTAGAACAAAATGTGTTTTTACTAACAGATTATATTCAAAAAAATAAAAAATCAAATGCAATTCAATTGGTTAATGATCTGATTGCAATGAAAGAAGAACCAATTAAGTTATTAGCATTAATTACCAGTAATTATCGACTTTTTTATCAGTCTAAAATATTAAGTCAAAAGGGTTATAGTGGTCAACAAATTGCCAAGACAATAAATGTACACCCATACAGAGTAAAATTAGCGCTTAATCAAGCAAGAAACTACCAACTTGAAAATTTGCTAAATATTATAGATTCCTGTGCTGAGACGGATTATAAATTAAAATCATCTTATATGGATAAACATCTCATATTAGAGTTATTTATTTTATCGCTGTAG
- a CDS encoding DNA internalization-related competence protein ComEC/Rec2 gives MIIIVPFIAFGLFYRYYHQTLEFQNDMLSKSLIANAKFITKPVISDNTLSGKLQIDSDYYQYYFKPNRKVKSSDSSELYRRDCKIHGAFKFNGEGISRKLYINIKSFDLSSCKSISMGWMSLVDLHKQYIYKRLVTEHNDDPGKIIALITGDTSKIKDYQLDQIREIGIYHLLAISGTHITALVSIIFYTLTKVRCPLFLIKAIIFILLPIYTIYTGMAPSAIRAVLVALILLLLPKKLYKHSMNVLFGVFILITLISPQLIYNIGFQFSFFITFCILFALPILKDANIVKSMIFVSVIAQLSSSIISAAHFNQIQWIGILANLFFVPFYTFILFPASLIYFASLHFPIKVTIFTKCLNILLLIHDYFVSIFMKFSTLKWFTPELSSFFIAIAVFLIIVALILFVHKHYFLFLLILISIFFILTILPKSNDYRLTMLNVNQGDAILFETDKQESMLIDTGGVLIKKGMKDNHMLSKRKILPTLKKHGLPKINYLIITHPHVDHMGELSYLIGKYQIDHIIINANSFSLEQLKALTLQCKKHKVKLLDFKTFNHIVLSKADIRLLDATIQNSDDLNEHSIITYIQYNKYKMLFMGDASKHNESLLLNKYKLNNLDVLKVGHHGSKTSSSSNFVNIMHPKISLISVGQNNRYKLPSTEVITRLKAIGSKIYMTSLSGEVTITLSNSIQIKSQFGK, from the coding sequence ATGATTATAATTGTTCCTTTTATAGCTTTTGGATTATTTTATAGGTATTATCATCAAACGTTAGAATTTCAAAATGATATGTTAAGTAAATCTTTAATTGCTAATGCAAAATTTATCACTAAACCTGTCATTAGCGACAATACTCTAAGTGGTAAACTCCAAATTGATAGCGATTATTATCAATATTATTTTAAGCCGAACAGAAAAGTTAAATCTTCGGATTCGTCTGAATTATACCGACGCGATTGTAAAATCCATGGTGCTTTTAAATTTAATGGGGAAGGAATAAGTAGAAAATTATATATCAATATAAAAAGCTTCGATTTATCAAGTTGTAAGTCAATATCAATGGGTTGGATGTCTCTGGTCGATTTACATAAGCAATATATTTATAAGCGTCTTGTTACAGAACACAACGATGATCCAGGTAAAATAATTGCATTGATTACGGGAGATACTTCCAAGATAAAAGACTATCAATTAGATCAAATTAGAGAAATTGGTATTTATCATTTACTAGCAATAAGTGGGACACATATCACAGCTTTAGTTAGTATTATTTTTTATACTTTGACTAAAGTCAGATGTCCCTTATTTTTGATAAAAGCTATTATTTTTATTTTGTTACCCATTTATACTATTTACACTGGTATGGCTCCAAGTGCTATTCGTGCAGTGTTAGTTGCGCTTATTCTTCTATTACTTCCGAAAAAGTTGTACAAACATTCTATGAATGTTCTTTTTGGTGTTTTTATTTTAATCACACTAATTTCTCCACAATTAATATATAATATTGGATTTCAGTTTTCATTTTTTATAACTTTTTGTATTCTTTTTGCACTCCCGATTTTAAAAGACGCTAATATCGTCAAAAGCATGATTTTTGTCAGTGTTATAGCACAACTTTCATCTTCCATTATTAGTGCAGCCCATTTTAATCAAATCCAATGGATAGGTATCTTAGCTAATTTATTCTTTGTTCCGTTTTACACATTTATTTTATTTCCTGCCTCGTTAATTTATTTTGCTTCGCTTCATTTTCCTATTAAAGTTACAATTTTTACAAAATGCCTAAATATATTGCTCTTGATTCATGATTACTTTGTTTCTATTTTTATGAAATTCTCTACTTTAAAATGGTTCACCCCCGAATTATCTTCATTTTTTATTGCGATTGCTGTGTTTCTTATCATTGTTGCACTTATTTTATTCGTTCATAAGCATTATTTTCTTTTTTTATTGATTCTAATAAGCATATTTTTCATTTTAACCATTTTACCGAAATCAAATGATTACAGATTAACTATGTTAAACGTGAACCAAGGAGATGCTATATTATTTGAAACGGATAAACAGGAATCTATGCTTATAGATACTGGGGGTGTATTGATTAAAAAAGGTATGAAAGACAACCACATGCTATCAAAACGAAAGATTCTGCCCACTTTAAAAAAGCATGGTTTACCTAAAATTAATTATTTGATTATTACACACCCACATGTTGATCATATGGGAGAATTAAGCTATCTAATAGGAAAATATCAAATAGATCATATAATAATAAATGCAAATAGCTTTAGCTTAGAACAATTAAAAGCGCTAACGTTACAATGTAAAAAACATAAGGTTAAATTATTAGATTTTAAAACTTTTAATCATATCGTACTTAGCAAAGCAGATATTCGTTTGTTAGATGCTACAATACAAAATTCAGACGATCTAAATGAACATTCTATTATTACCTACATACAATATAATAAATATAAAATGTTATTTATGGGCGATGCTTCAAAACATAATGAATCTCTTTTACTTAATAAGTACAAACTTAATAATTTGGATGTATTAAAAGTAGGTCATCATGGAAGTAAAACAAGTTCTAGTTCTAACTTTGTCAATATAATGCATCCTAAAATCAGCTTAATTTCAGTTGGACAAAATAATAGATATAAATTACCTAGTACCGAAGTTATTACTAGATTGAAAGCAATAGGATCTAAAATATATATGACAAGTCTCTCTGGGGAAGTCACAATTACTTTATCAAATTCGATACAAATTAAATCACAATTTGGTAAATGA
- a CDS encoding ComE operon protein 2 — translation MDRIKWEEYFMAQSHLLALRSTCERLSVGATIVKDNRIIAGGYNGSVSGEVHCIDEGCLLEDGHCIRTIHAEMNALLQCAKQGVSTDGATIYVTHFPCLNCTKSIIQSGIDTIYYAEDYHNHTYALELLKQAGIEYKKISFDQEHVAQYLLNK, via the coding sequence ATGGATCGTATCAAATGGGAAGAATACTTTATGGCTCAAAGTCATCTTTTGGCTTTGCGTTCTACGTGTGAACGTTTGTCAGTTGGTGCTACTATAGTGAAAGATAATAGAATCATTGCAGGGGGCTATAACGGTTCGGTTTCAGGTGAAGTTCATTGTATTGATGAAGGGTGTTTATTAGAGGATGGCCATTGTATCAGAACAATACACGCTGAGATGAACGCTTTACTTCAATGTGCTAAACAAGGTGTTTCTACAGATGGCGCTACAATCTATGTTACTCATTTCCCTTGTTTGAACTGTACAAAATCAATCATACAATCTGGTATTGATACAATATATTATGCCGAAGATTATCATAACCATACATATGCATTGGAGTTATTGAAACAAGCAGGTATTGAGTATAAAAAAATTTCATTTGATCAAGAGCATGTAGCACAATACTTATTAAATAAATAG
- the hemW gene encoding radical SAM family heme chaperone HemW encodes MEVKSAYIHIPFCVRICTYCDFNKYFIHNQPVDEYLDCLIKEMQYSKTKVLETVFVGGGTPTALSYEQLKRLLKAITDIFEIKGEFSFEANPDELTLEKVQLLKDFGVNRLSMGVQTFKPELLEILGRTHNTSDIYQAVTNARAVGIPSISLDLMYHLPKQTIDDFKDSLEKALAMDIDHISSYGLILEPKTQFYNMYKKGKLKIPNEDIGEEMYEYLLERMQRSELHQYEISNFGKMGHESEHNKVYWKNEGYYGFGAGASGYVDGERYSNVNPVNHYIKKIKNNERPLLESTRPTKNEQMEEEMFLGLRMNQGVNKARFKEKFDLSIDEVYGTTIEDLLKRELIVDNQGFISMTERGKVIGNLVFESFLLNV; translated from the coding sequence ATGGAAGTGAAAAGTGCATATATACATATCCCCTTCTGTGTAAGAATATGTACGTATTGTGATTTCAATAAATATTTTATTCATAACCAACCAGTTGATGAATACTTAGATTGTTTAATTAAAGAAATGCAATATAGTAAAACGAAGGTGTTAGAAACTGTTTTTGTTGGTGGAGGAACGCCAACGGCACTTAGTTATGAACAACTTAAACGTTTACTTAAAGCTATTACTGATATTTTCGAAATCAAAGGAGAATTTAGTTTTGAAGCAAATCCAGATGAATTGACTTTGGAAAAAGTTCAATTATTAAAGGATTTTGGTGTGAATAGATTATCTATGGGCGTTCAAACTTTTAAACCAGAGCTGCTTGAAATATTAGGAAGAACACATAATACATCTGATATATACCAAGCAGTTACAAATGCGAGAGCCGTAGGTATTCCTTCTATTAGTTTAGATTTAATGTATCACTTACCAAAACAGACCATCGATGATTTTAAAGATAGTTTAGAAAAAGCATTGGCGATGGATATTGATCATATTTCTAGTTATGGTCTTATTTTAGAACCTAAAACTCAATTTTATAATATGTATAAAAAAGGCAAATTGAAAATACCTAATGAAGATATCGGGGAAGAAATGTATGAATATCTTTTAGAACGCATGCAAAGGTCTGAGTTACATCAATATGAGATTTCTAATTTTGGAAAAATGGGTCACGAATCAGAGCATAATAAAGTTTATTGGAAAAATGAAGGTTACTATGGCTTTGGCGCAGGTGCAAGCGGCTATGTTGACGGTGAAAGGTACAGTAACGTTAATCCTGTAAATCACTATATAAAGAAAATAAAGAACAATGAAAGACCTTTGTTAGAGTCCACGAGACCAACAAAAAATGAACAAATGGAAGAAGAAATGTTTTTAGGTTTAAGAATGAACCAAGGTGTCAATAAAGCTAGATTTAAAGAAAAGTTTGATTTATCTATAGATGAAGTATATGGCACAACAATTGAGGATTTACTTAAAAGAGAACTTATTGTAGATAACCAAGGCTTTATTTCAATGACTGAGAGAGGGAAAGTCATCGGAAACCTTGTATTTGAGTCTTTTTTACTAAATGTATAA